In Oenanthe melanoleuca isolate GR-GAL-2019-014 chromosome 22, OMel1.0, whole genome shotgun sequence, the following proteins share a genomic window:
- the ADRA1A gene encoding alpha-1A adrenergic receptor, whose product MAFLPGNSSECSNCTHFVEPVNISKAILLGIILGGLIVFGVLGNILVILSVACHRHLQSVTHYYIINLAVADLLLTSTVLPFSATMEILGYWVFGRIFCNIWAAVDVLCCTASIMSLCIISIDRYIGVSYPLRYPSIVTERRGLLALLCVWALSLVISIGPLFGWKEPAPEDETICQITEEPGYVLFSALGSFYLPLAIILVMYCRVYVVAKRENQGLSSGLKTERSHSEEVTLRIHRRSAAGASPKSKHHFSVRLLKFSREKKAAKTLGIVVGCFVLCWLPFFVVMPLGSFFPAIKPPDTLFKITFWLGYLNSCINPIIYPCSSQEFKRAFQNVLRAQCLLRKQPAKKQTPSFNLNHAAAMGRGRGVLRIPVGSGETFYRISKADGVCEWKIFAAQGAAPKECTAAKAKSKGLLQECCCAGAAGSLVQQSCRGPSIKIHSISLGEGGEDV is encoded by the exons ATGGCTTTCCTCCCTGGAAACTCCTCCGAGTGCTCCAACTGCACCCACTTCGTGGAGCCCGTGAACATTTCCAAGGCCATCTTACTGGGTATCATTCTAGGGGGGCTgattgtttttggggttttgggcaATATCCTGGTTATCCTGTCCGTAGCCTGCCACAGACACCTCCAGAGCGTCACCCACTATTACATCATCAACCTGGCCGTAGCTGACCTCCTCCTGACTTCTACCGTCCTGCCCTTCTCAGCCACCATGGAGATTCTGGGCTACTGGGTGTTCGGGAGGATCTTCTGCAACATCTGGGCAGCTGTGGACGTGCTGTGCTGCACCGCTTCCATCATGAGCCTGTGCATCATCTCCATCGACCGCTACATCGGGGTGAGCTACCCCCTGAGGTACCCCAGCATCGTGACGGAGAGGAgggggctgctggccctgctgtgcgTCTGGGCACTGTCCCTGGTCATCTCCATCGGGCCCCTCTTTGGCTGGAAGGAGCCGGCCCCGGAGGACGAGACAATCTGCCAGATCACCGAGGAGCCCGGCTACGTCCTGTTCTCAGCGCTGGGCTCCTTCTACCTGCCCCTGGCCATCATCCTGGTGATGTACTGCCGGGTCTACGTGGTGGCCAAGAGGGAGAACCAAGGGCTGAGCTCGGGGCTGAAGACAGAGAGGTCGCACTCGGAGGAGGTGACGCTGCGCATCCACCGCCGGAGCGCCGCCGGCGCCAGCCCCAAGAGCAAGCACCACTTCTCCGTGCGCCTGCTCAAGTTCTCCAGGGAGAAGAAAGCTGCCAAGACCCTGGGCATCGTTGTGGGGTGCTTTGTTCTCTGCTGGCTCCCGTTTTTTGTGGTGATGCCTCTTG gttctttctttcctgcaaTCAAACCCCCGgacacactttttaaaataacattctGGCTGGGATATTTAAACAGCTGCATCAACCCCATCATCTATCCATGCTCAAGTCAAGAGTTCAAGAGGGCGTTCCAGAACGTCCTGAGAGCTCAGTGCCTCCTGAGGAAGCAGCCAGCAAAGAAGCAAACCCCCAGCTTCAACCTCAACCACGCTGCTGCcatggggaggggcaggggggtgCTCAGGATCCCTGTGGGATCGGGAGAAACCTTCTACAGGATCTCCAAGGCGGACGGGGTGTGCGAGTGGAAGATCTTCGCCGCCCAAGGCGCCGCTCCCAAGGAGTGCACGGCTGCCAAGGCCAAGAGCAAGGGCTTgctgcaggagtgctgctgtgcaggagctgcaggcagcctggtgcagcagagctgcagagggccAAGCATCAAAATCCACTCCATCTCCCTGGGCGAGGGCGGCGAGGATGTGTGA